The Rothia sp. SD9660Na DNA segment CGGCGCCGGTAACGGTGACAGTAACAGGGTGCTTCATTGCATGTGTCATACACAACATTTTACTCTGCCCCTGCCCTCAACACGCTTAGGCGTCGATAGCTGTGTGGTCGAGCTTGGTCGCGCCCCGGATAATGAAGTCCTTACGCGGGGCGACCTCAGAGCCCATCAACAGGGTAAAGGCCCGCTCGGCAGCTTCGGCGTCCTCAACCCGCACGCGGCGGAGCATGCGGTGGCGGGGGTCCATAGTGGTCTCCGCCAGCTGGTCGGCGTCCATCTCACCCAGGCCCTTGTAGCGCTGAATGGGTTCCTTATAGCTCTTACCTTCAGCCTCAAGCCGGTCGAGCAGCTCGTGCAGTTCCTTCTCAGAATAGGTGTAGACCATCTCGTTAGCCTTACCCCGGTTGACCACCTCAACCCGGTGCAGGGGCGGCACAGCGGCATAGACGTGACCGGCTTCTACCAGCGGACGCATGTAGCGGTAGAAGAGGGTCAGCAGCAGGGTGCGAATATGGGCGCCGTCCACGTCCGCGTCCGTCATCATGATGATCTTGTTGTAGCGCTTCTGCTCTAGATCGAAGGTGCGGCCAGAACCGGCGCCAATGACCTGAATAATGGCGGCGCACTCGGCATTCGCCAGCATGTCGGTCAGCGAGGCCTTCTGCACGTTCAGGATCTTGCCGCGAATGGGCAAAAGGGCCTGATAGGTCGATGAACGCGCCAGGCGGGCGGTGCCCAGCGCTGAGTCACCCTCCACGATGAAGAGTTCGGACTTCTCCACGTCGGTGGAGCGGCAGTCCACCAGCTTGGTGGGCATGGATGAGGTTTCCAGGGCGTTCTTGCGGCGCTGGGTTTCCTTATGAACTCGCGCCGAAATACGCGACTTCATCTCGGCAACCACCTTTTCAGAAACAGCCGCCGCCTGGGTCTTCTCGCCCCGCGCGGTGGAGTTCAGCTTGGCCGCCAGCTGCTTGGCAACAACTTTAGAGACAATCTGACGCACCGCCGGGGTACCCAGAATCTCCTTGGTCTGGCCCTCAAACTGGGGCTCAGCCAGACGCACGGTGAGCACGGCGGTAAGCCCCGCCAGCACATCGTCCTTTTCAATCTTGTCGGTACCAGCCTTGAACTTACGCGCGTTATCGGCAATGTGCTTGCGGAAGGTCTTGAGCAGGCCCTGCTCGAAGCCGGTCTGGTGAGTGCCGCCCTTGGGGGTGGCGATGATGTTGACGAAGGTGCGCAGCTTGGTTTCGTAGCCGGTGCCCCAGCGCAGGGCAACATCAACCTCGCACTCGCGTTCCACTTCGGTCAGCTGGGAGTGCCCCTCGGCGTCAAGCACGGGGACGGTCTCGGTGAAGGTATCGGTGCCGGTGAAGCGCCAGATATCGGTCACGGCCTGGTCGTGGGCGAGGTAGTCCACGAACTCAGAGATACCGCCGTCGTGCTGGAAGACCTCTTCGTGAGTCTCGAACTCGCCGGGGGTGCCGGGCAGGCGGCGCTCGTCGCGCACGGCAATGCGCAGGCCGGGAATGAGGAAGGCGGTCTGGCGGGCTCGGGCTGCCAGGTTCTCGTAGCTGGACCGGGCGTCCGGGGTGAAAATCATGGGGTCAGCCCAGTAACGCACGCGGGTGCCGGTGACCCCGCGCTTAGCCTTGCCCACCACCTGCAGGGCATCGGATGAGGCGGTGAAGGGGGCGTCGGGCTTGGGGGTGCGGGTGTCTTCGAAAATGCCGGGCACGCCGTGGCGGAAGCTCATCTGGTAGGTCTTACCGCCGCGGTCCACCTGTACGTCCAGGCGGGATGAGAGCGCATTGACGACCGAGGCGCCCACGCCGTGCAGGCCGCCCGAGGCGTTGTAGGAGCCACCGCCGAACTTACCGCCGGCGTGCAGCTTGGTGTAAACCACCTCAACACCCGAGAGGCCGGTGCGGGGTTCAATGTCGGTGGGCACACCGCGGCCGTCGTCCTGCACCTCAACCGAGCCGTCCTTGTAGAGAATGACCTGGATGGACTGGC contains these protein-coding regions:
- a CDS encoding DNA topoisomerase IV subunit B, translated to MAANNYTARNLSVLEGLEAVRKRPGMYIGSTDSRGLMHCLWEIIDNSVDEALAGFGQSIQVILYKDGSVEVQDDGRGVPTDIEPRTGLSGVEVVYTKLHAGGKFGGGSYNASGGLHGVGASVVNALSSRLDVQVDRGGKTYQMSFRHGVPGIFEDTRTPKPDAPFTASSDALQVVGKAKRGVTGTRVRYWADPMIFTPDARSSYENLAARARQTAFLIPGLRIAVRDERRLPGTPGEFETHEEVFQHDGGISEFVDYLAHDQAVTDIWRFTGTDTFTETVPVLDAEGHSQLTEVERECEVDVALRWGTGYETKLRTFVNIIATPKGGTHQTGFEQGLLKTFRKHIADNARKFKAGTDKIEKDDVLAGLTAVLTVRLAEPQFEGQTKEILGTPAVRQIVSKVVAKQLAAKLNSTARGEKTQAAAVSEKVVAEMKSRISARVHKETQRRKNALETSSMPTKLVDCRSTDVEKSELFIVEGDSALGTARLARSSTYQALLPIRGKILNVQKASLTDMLANAECAAIIQVIGAGSGRTFDLEQKRYNKIIMMTDADVDGAHIRTLLLTLFYRYMRPLVEAGHVYAAVPPLHRVEVVNRGKANEMVYTYSEKELHELLDRLEAEGKSYKEPIQRYKGLGEMDADQLAETTMDPRHRMLRRVRVEDAEAAERAFTLLMGSEVAPRKDFIIRGATKLDHTAIDA